Genomic segment of Pasteurella multocida subsp. multocida OH4807:
TAAATCGTTAACGCATCATATTCAGTACCATATAACTGTCTCGCATAACCCATGATATCCATAAGCGTAATGGTTGAAGCTAATGCGGTACCCTTAAAAACCAGAATAATTTCATTGCTATAAGAAGGCAAGGCGCGTTTTAACGCATAAGGAATCAAGATCTTTAATGTTTCTAAACGAGTAAAACCTAGAGCCGCACAACTCTCCCACTGTCCTTTACTAATCGCTTTCACTGCGCCGTAAAACAATTGTGTAGAATACGCACCACTGTTTAATGCAAGCGTCAACATCGCACAAAACCACGCATCTGATAAGAGCGGCCAAAATGCACTCTCTACGATCCATTGGAATTGCCCCGGTCCAGCATAAATAAGGAAAAACTGCACTAATAAAGGCGTACCCGTAAATAACGTCAAATACACATTAATGCCACACTTGACCAGTTTATTGCCCATGGCTAAACCAAATGTGAAAGCAATTGCTAAAATAAAGGCGACACTCAGTGAGACGACAGTGAGTAATAAGCTCCTTGGAATCCCTTGTGCAATCACCATAAAATAATCTTGAAACATTATTTCACTCCTCTTTCAAAGCGAGTAAAACGCCATTCCAATTTACGAATAATAACTTGGCTCACTAAAGTAATCGCAAGATATAATAGTGCGGCTATGCCGTACCAAGTAAAAGGCTGATGTGTCACTGTGTTAACCAATTCCGCTTGACGCATTAGATCTTCTACCCCAATTAAAGACACTAGGGCGGTATCTTTTAATAACACTAACCATTGATTACTTAATCCTGGCAATGCATGGCGCCAAACTTGCGGCATGATAATGTGGACAAAAGTATAACTTCGACTTAATCCTAACGCCGCCCCAGATTCCCATTGTCCAAGCGGAATCGCTTGAATCGCACCACGTAATGACTGAGAAGCATAAGCCGCAAAAATAATAGAGAGTGCAAAAACACCGCAACTAAATGCGCTAAATTGAATAAATTCCCCTGTGATCATTTCTACGATTTCTGTCGAACCAAAATAAATGAGTAGAACGACAAGAATCTCAGGTAAACCACGTAAGAGTGTAACAAGAACAGAAGTCGGTTTACGTACACATGACCACTTACTTGTTTCTAATACAACAAATAAAATTGATAAAATTAAACCAACAATCAACGAACAAACCGCTAACCCTAAAGTCATTAGGGTTGCGGTGTACATCAAGGAAAGATAATCAAAAAACATAATCGATTATTTTGTCATCCATTTATCATAAATTTTTTGGTATTCACCACTGGCTTTGATTGCCGCTAACCCTTTATTCAAATCCTCCAATAATGTTTTGCTTGCTTTGTTCACTGCAATGCCAAGTCCATTACCAAAATATTTTTTATTTGTCACTTTATCACCAACGAAACCTAGACTCTCTTCTTTCTGTAACATATCAACGAGTACCGCGGTATCACCAAAAATCACATCAATTCGACCATTTTTCAAATCAAGAATTGCGCTTTGTAAGCTTGCATAAGGTACTGGCTGATATTGTTTGGCTTCAGCCACAACATATTGCTGGAAAGTGGTACCATTTTGTACGCCCACTTTTTTCGCACTTGCCAAGTCTGCTTTACCTTTTACTGCAATAAAGCTGGCTGAACTATCATAATAAGGTTCGCTGAAACTGACTTGTTTCGCAC
This window contains:
- a CDS encoding arginine transporter permease subunit ArtQ (COG4215 ABC-type arginine transport system, permease component), which produces MFFDYLSLMYTATLMTLGLAVCSLIVGLILSILFVVLETSKWSCVRKPTSVLVTLLRGLPEILVVLLIYFGSTEIVEMITGEFIQFSAFSCGVFALSIIFAAYASQSLRGAIQAIPLGQWESGAALGLSRSYTFVHIIMPQVWRHALPGLSNQWLVLLKDTALVSLIGVEDLMRQAELVNTVTHQPFTWYGIAALLYLAITLVSQVIIRKLEWRFTRFERGVK
- the artM gene encoding arginine transporter permease subunit ArtM (COG4160 ABC-type arginine/histidine transport system, permease component); amino-acid sequence: MFQDYFMVIAQGIPRSLLLTVVSLSVAFILAIAFTFGLAMGNKLVKCGINVYLTLFTGTPLLVQFFLIYAGPGQFQWIVESAFWPLLSDAWFCAMLTLALNSGAYSTQLFYGAVKAISKGQWESCAALGFTRLETLKILIPYALKRALPSYSNEIILVFKGTALASTITLMDIMGYARQLYGTEYDALTIYSIAGGIYLVITGVATLLLRRLETKVLSFERLEVDKS
- a CDS encoding arginine-binding periplasmic protein 1 (COG0834 ABC-type amino acid transport/signal transduction systems, periplasmic component/domain) — its product is MKKLLLTALLASTTFVANAKDITFAMEPSYPPFELTNEKGEIIGFDVDIAKAICQEIQATCHFKGQAFDSLITGLRSKHFDAAISAIDITEARAKQVSFSEPYYDSSASFIAVKGKADLASAKKVGVQNGTTFQQYVVAEAKQYQPVPYASLQSAILDLKNGRIDVIFGDTAVLVDMLQKEESLGFVGDKVTNKKYFGNGLGIAVNKASKTLLEDLNKGLAAIKASGEYQKIYDKWMTK